A part of Magnetospirillum sp. ME-1 genomic DNA contains:
- a CDS encoding ubiquinol-cytochrome C chaperone family protein, with protein sequence MPFRKFKERRRREQIAHDLYVAVINQARLADFYLRFGVPDTLDGRFDLIVLHAFLIMRRLRQVAAGEGGEEAREVAQALFDLMFADMDQNLRELGVSDMSVGKRVKQMARAFYGRAAAYDDALAAGGAGLAEALRRNLYGTVEGEVDAQAVDGVAGYLVAQAEFLAGQAAAALLAGQVAFKAPEGAS encoded by the coding sequence ATGCCTTTTCGCAAATTCAAAGAGCGCCGGCGCCGCGAACAGATCGCCCACGACCTCTATGTGGCGGTGATCAACCAGGCGCGCCTGGCCGATTTCTACCTGCGCTTCGGGGTTCCCGATACCCTGGACGGGCGGTTCGATCTGATCGTGCTGCATGCTTTTCTCATCATGCGCCGCTTGCGGCAGGTGGCTGCCGGGGAGGGGGGAGAGGAAGCCCGCGAGGTGGCGCAGGCGCTGTTCGACCTGATGTTCGCCGACATGGACCAGAATCTGCGTGAGCTGGGGGTCAGCGACATGTCGGTGGGTAAAAGGGTCAAGCAGATGGCCCGGGCCTTCTACGGCCGCGCCGCCGCCTATGACGACGCCCTGGCCGCCGGCGGCGCCGGACTGGCCGAGGCCCTGCGGCGCAATCTCTATGGCACCGTGGAGGGCGAGGTGGACGCCCAGGCGGTGGACGGCGTGGCCGGCTATCTGGTCGCCCAGGCCGAGTTCCTGGCCGGGCAGGCGGCCGCCGCCCTGTTGGCCGGCCAGGTGGCGTTCAAGGCCCCGGAGGGTGCGTCATGA
- the plsX gene encoding phosphate acyltransferase PlsX, whose amino-acid sequence MSAAVTISIDAMGGDAAPDMVVEGVRMAHERLPHVRYLMFGDSARLEPLLARFPEIKGVCTIHHTDEAVSMEAKPSQVLRTGRKSSMWLAVDAVQKGEAAGIVSAGNTGALMAVSKFVLRTLPGIDRPAIAGMFPTIRGETLMLDLGANVDCNSNNLVEFAVMGEVYARHVLGLEKPSIGLLNVGAEDMKGNDAVKAAAATLREYHLPIDFRGFVEGNDICGGAVDVVVTDGFTGNIALKTAEGTVKLYSTFLKEAFKSSLLAKIGYLLAGHAINKVKVRTDPRRYNGAMFLGLNGIAVKSHGGTDAFGFANAVGVAVELVTHGFNDRIRKEFDRLKPTEASLSQLAAGSR is encoded by the coding sequence GTGAGCGCTGCTGTCACCATTTCCATTGATGCCATGGGGGGCGATGCCGCCCCCGACATGGTCGTGGAAGGGGTGCGCATGGCTCACGAGCGCCTCCCCCATGTTCGCTACCTGATGTTCGGGGATTCGGCGCGGCTCGAGCCGCTGCTGGCGCGTTTCCCCGAGATCAAGGGCGTCTGCACCATCCATCACACCGACGAGGCGGTCTCCATGGAGGCCAAGCCCAGTCAGGTGCTGCGCACCGGGCGCAAGTCCAGCATGTGGCTGGCGGTGGATGCCGTGCAGAAGGGCGAGGCGGCGGGCATCGTCTCGGCCGGCAATACCGGCGCGCTGATGGCGGTGTCCAAGTTCGTGCTGCGCACCCTGCCGGGCATCGACCGCCCGGCCATCGCCGGCATGTTCCCGACCATCCGGGGCGAGACCCTGATGCTGGATCTCGGCGCCAACGTGGACTGCAACTCCAACAACCTGGTGGAGTTCGCCGTGATGGGCGAGGTCTATGCCCGCCATGTGCTGGGGCTGGAGAAGCCGTCCATCGGCCTCTTAAACGTGGGCGCCGAGGACATGAAGGGCAACGACGCCGTCAAGGCCGCCGCCGCCACCTTGCGCGAATATCACCTTCCCATCGATTTCCGCGGCTTCGTCGAGGGCAACGACATCTGCGGCGGCGCCGTGGACGTGGTGGTGACCGACGGTTTTACCGGCAACATCGCGCTGAAAACCGCCGAGGGCACGGTGAAGCTCTATTCCACCTTCCTCAAGGAAGCGTTCAAGAGTTCGCTGCTGGCCAAGATCGGCTATCTCCTGGCGGGCCACGCCATCAACAAGGTCAAGGTCCGCACCGACCCCCGCCGCTACAACGGCGCCATGTTCCTGGGCCTGAACGGCATCGCCGTGAAGAGCCATGGCGGCACCGACGCCTTCGGCTTCGCCAATGCGGTGGGCGTGGCGGTGGAACTGGTGACCCATGGCTTCAATGACCGCATCCGCAAGGAATTCGACCGCCTGAAGCCCACCGAGGCGTCGCTGTCGCAACTGGCCGCCGGCTCCCGGTGA
- a CDS encoding integration host factor subunit alpha, whose translation MTDKTITRAQLSEAVYQEVGLSRNESADLLEAVLDEIAGALAKGDAVKISSFGSFSVRSKGQRIGRNPKTGEEVPITPRRVLVFRPSQLLKKKINDGMSAKRSATK comes from the coding sequence ATGACTGACAAGACCATTACGCGGGCGCAACTGAGCGAGGCCGTCTACCAGGAGGTGGGGCTGTCGCGCAACGAATCCGCCGATCTGCTGGAAGCGGTGCTGGACGAGATCGCCGGCGCCCTGGCCAAGGGCGATGCGGTGAAGATTTCGTCGTTCGGCAGCTTCTCGGTCCGCTCCAAGGGCCAGCGCATCGGCCGCAATCCCAAGACCGGTGAGGAAGTGCCCATCACGCCGCGCCGGGTGCTGGTGTTCCGGCCGTCGCAGCTGTTGAAGAAGAAGATCAACGACGGCATGTCCGCCAAGCGTAGCGCGACCAAATGA
- a CDS encoding YceD family protein translates to MTSDESMPFSHAVLVDKIPARGSRLRVEPGIAERDAVARWLDLREVSEMSAEFQLTPLGKTGLVRVNGRLTAKVTQSCGVTLAPVETVVDEEISLTFGPPGDEDEEEDDEIEIDFHEADPPDPIIDGAIDLGAVMVEHLSLGIDPFPRAAGAEFEAPEDKAEAPEPKANPFAVLASLKQKR, encoded by the coding sequence ATGACCAGCGATGAAAGCATGCCGTTCAGCCACGCCGTATTGGTGGACAAGATTCCCGCCCGGGGCAGCCGCCTGCGCGTAGAGCCCGGAATCGCCGAGAGGGATGCGGTCGCCCGCTGGCTCGATCTGCGCGAAGTCTCTGAAATGTCGGCTGAATTTCAGCTCACACCCTTGGGCAAGACCGGGCTGGTGCGCGTCAACGGCCGGTTGACGGCCAAGGTGACGCAGTCCTGCGGCGTGACCCTGGCCCCGGTGGAGACCGTGGTGGACGAGGAGATTTCCCTGACCTTCGGCCCGCCCGGCGACGAGGACGAGGAGGAGGACGACGAGATCGAGATCGACTTCCACGAGGCCGACCCGCCCGACCCCATCATCGACGGCGCCATTGACCTGGGAGCCGTGATGGTCGAGCATCTGTCGCTCGGCATCGACCCGTTCCCGCGGGCGGCGGGCGCCGAGTTCGAGGCTCCCGAGGACAAGGCAGAGGCCCCGGAACCCAAGGCGAATCCCTTCGCCGTTCTGGCCTCGCTCAAACAAAAAAGGTGA
- a CDS encoding MerR family transcriptional regulator, producing MTGDDGEENTARRNGKSEAAFRTISEVADDLDVPQHVLRFWEGKFPQVKPLKRGGGRRYYRPDDVALLRRIRDLLYSEGYTIKGVQKLLKEGGAKEAHAPAPARAAEPELSLGLDHPDEHDDDDEADDLLVEEDEARHDVIRTIVGGGEDLPAAQGAIGPNLRHELEDILAELEQLRALLRAR from the coding sequence ATGACCGGCGATGACGGGGAAGAGAATACGGCCCGGCGCAACGGCAAGTCCGAGGCGGCGTTCCGTACCATCAGCGAGGTCGCCGACGACCTCGACGTTCCCCAGCACGTGCTCCGCTTCTGGGAGGGCAAGTTCCCCCAGGTCAAGCCGTTGAAGCGCGGCGGCGGGCGGCGCTATTACCGTCCCGACGACGTGGCGCTGCTGCGCCGCATCCGCGACCTGCTCTACAGCGAAGGCTACACCATCAAGGGCGTGCAGAAGCTGTTGAAGGAGGGCGGGGCCAAGGAAGCCCATGCCCCGGCTCCGGCCCGCGCCGCCGAGCCCGAGCTGTCGCTGGGTCTCGACCATCCCGACGAGCATGACGACGATGACGAGGCCGACGATCTGCTCGTCGAGGAGGACGAGGCCCGCCATGACGTCATCCGCACCATCGTCGGCGGCGGCGAGGATCTTCCGGCGGCGCAGGGGGCAATCGGCCCCAATCTGCGCCACGAGCTCGAGGATATCCTGGCCGAGCTGGAGCAATTGCGGGCCCTGTTGCGGGCGCGTTAA
- a CDS encoding beta-ketoacyl-ACP synthase III, translating into MIVRSQIVGCGSYLPARCVTNAELAAQVDTSDEWIVERSGIRQRHIAAEGETTSDLATNAAIRALEAAGISGSAVDLIVLATATPDNTFPATATKVQQRIGMKHGAAFDIQAVCSGFVYALSVADNFIKSGQVQTALVIGAETFSRILDWNDRTTCVLFGDGAGAVVLRANRGKGSSADRGILSTHLHSDGSHYDLLYVDGGPSSTQTVGHVHMEGKEVFRHAVINLASVVGEALSANDLKASDIDWVVPHQANRRIIEGTAKKLGFPLDKMVMTVEKHANTSAASIPLALTEAVGDGRIKPGQLVLLEAMGGGFTWGSALVRI; encoded by the coding sequence ATGATCGTGCGTTCCCAGATCGTCGGCTGTGGTTCCTACCTGCCGGCCCGTTGCGTCACCAACGCCGAACTGGCGGCCCAGGTGGACACCTCCGACGAATGGATCGTCGAGCGCTCAGGGATACGCCAGCGCCACATCGCCGCCGAGGGCGAGACCACCTCGGACCTGGCCACCAACGCCGCCATCCGGGCGCTCGAGGCCGCCGGCATTTCCGGTTCTGCCGTGGATTTGATCGTCCTGGCCACCGCCACTCCGGACAACACCTTTCCCGCCACCGCCACCAAGGTGCAGCAACGCATCGGCATGAAGCACGGCGCCGCCTTCGACATCCAGGCGGTGTGCTCGGGCTTCGTCTACGCCCTGTCGGTGGCCGACAACTTCATCAAGTCGGGCCAGGTGCAGACCGCCCTGGTGATCGGGGCGGAAACCTTCTCGCGTATTCTCGACTGGAACGACCGCACCACCTGCGTGCTGTTCGGCGACGGCGCCGGGGCCGTGGTGCTGCGCGCCAACCGCGGCAAGGGCAGCAGCGCCGACCGCGGCATCCTGTCCACCCATCTGCATTCCGACGGCAGCCATTACGACCTGCTCTACGTGGACGGCGGCCCGTCCAGCACCCAGACCGTGGGCCATGTGCACATGGAGGGCAAGGAAGTCTTCCGCCATGCGGTGATCAACCTCGCCTCGGTGGTGGGGGAGGCGCTGTCGGCCAACGACCTCAAGGCCTCGGACATCGATTGGGTGGTGCCGCACCAGGCCAACCGCCGCATCATCGAAGGCACCGCCAAGAAGCTGGGCTTCCCGCTGGACAAGATGGTGATGACCGTGGAAAAGCACGCCAACACCTCGGCGGCCTCCATTCCCCTGGCTCTCACCGAGGCGGTGGGCGACGGGCGGATCAAGCCCGGCCAGCTGGTGCTGCTGGAAGCCATGGGCGGCGGATTCACCTGGGGCTCGGCCCTGGTGCGTATCTAG
- a CDS encoding outer membrane protein assembly factor BamE: MKKTTSHHRSLLAACLIVTATACSPIVEVRGNLPPAEQLAQIKIGASTREDVQALLGTPSNITPFGEESWHYISAVTEREAFFEPEVKERKVITVVFDRAGTVRAIDNRGLEDGKDVVPAGRETPTAGKELTILQQLMGNVGRFSKSPGDKK; the protein is encoded by the coding sequence ATGAAAAAGACCACGTCTCACCATCGTTCCCTCCTTGCCGCTTGCCTGATCGTGACGGCAACCGCCTGCTCCCCCATCGTCGAAGTGCGCGGCAATCTTCCGCCCGCCGAGCAGTTGGCCCAGATCAAGATCGGCGCCAGCACCCGCGAAGACGTCCAGGCCCTGCTGGGAACGCCGTCCAACATCACCCCGTTCGGCGAGGAAAGCTGGCACTACATCTCCGCCGTCACCGAGCGCGAGGCCTTCTTCGAACCGGAGGTCAAGGAGCGCAAGGTGATCACCGTGGTGTTCGACCGCGCAGGCACCGTGCGGGCCATCGACAACCGTGGCCTGGAGGATGGCAAGGACGTCGTCCCCGCCGGCCGGGAAACCCCCACCGCCGGCAAGGAACTGACCATCCTGCAGCAGCTGATGGGCAATGTGGGCCGCTTCTCCAAGTCGCCCGGCGACAAGAAGTAG
- the rpmF gene encoding 50S ribosomal protein L32 — protein sequence MAVPKKKTSKSRRDMRRAHHALVNVTGAECPNCGEVKLPHHVCGSCGHYDGREVVAQAEA from the coding sequence ATGGCCGTTCCGAAGAAGAAGACCTCCAAGTCCCGCCGCGACATGCGTCGCGCTCACCACGCCCTGGTCAACGTGACCGGCGCCGAGTGCCCGAATTGCGGTGAAGTGAAGCTGCCCCACCACGTCTGTGGTTCGTGCGGCCACTATGACGGCCGTGAGGTTGTCGCCCAGGCGGAAGCCTAA